Proteins from a single region of Segatella copri:
- a CDS encoding adenylosuccinate synthase → MNTGKVDVLLGLQWGDEGKGKVVDVLTPKYDVIARFQGGPNAGHTLEFEGEKYVLRSIPSGIFQGGKVNIIGNGVVLAPDLFMGEAKDLEKSGHDLKSRLYISKKAHLIMPTHRVLDAAIEASKGKNKVGTTGKGIGPTYTDKVSRTGLRVGDILDNFEEKYAAHKAAHLKTIASLGYTDFDITEVEKTWMEGIEYLKQFKLIDSEVEINKVLRSGKDILCEGAQGTMLDVDFGSYPFVTSSNTICAGACIGLGVGPNRIGNVYGIMKAYCTRVGAGPFPTELFDETGAKIRDLGHEYGAVTGRERRCGWCDLVQLKYSVMVNGVTELIMMKSDVLDDFDTIKACVAYKLKDGSVTTDFPYEIDDVEPVYKEFKGWKTDMTKFTSEDQFPQEFKDYIAFVEEFLETKIGIISIGPDRAQTIVRK, encoded by the coding sequence ATGAACACAGGTAAAGTAGATGTCCTGCTGGGTTTGCAGTGGGGCGATGAAGGTAAAGGTAAGGTGGTTGACGTGTTGACCCCTAAGTATGATGTCATTGCTCGTTTCCAGGGTGGTCCTAATGCTGGACATACATTGGAGTTTGAGGGCGAGAAGTATGTGCTTCGCTCTATCCCTTCTGGTATTTTCCAGGGTGGTAAGGTGAACATCATCGGCAATGGTGTGGTTTTGGCTCCAGACCTCTTTATGGGTGAGGCTAAGGATCTTGAGAAGAGCGGTCATGATTTGAAGAGCCGTCTTTACATCTCTAAGAAGGCACATCTCATCATGCCTACTCACCGTGTACTCGATGCTGCTATCGAGGCTTCCAAGGGAAAGAACAAGGTAGGTACTACTGGTAAGGGTATCGGTCCTACTTATACTGACAAGGTTAGCCGTACCGGTCTTCGCGTAGGCGATATCCTTGACAATTTCGAGGAGAAGTATGCTGCTCACAAGGCTGCTCATCTCAAAACCATCGCAAGTCTCGGTTATACCGACTTCGATATTACAGAGGTTGAGAAGACCTGGATGGAGGGCATCGAATACTTGAAGCAGTTTAAACTTATTGATAGCGAGGTAGAAATCAATAAGGTGCTCCGTTCTGGCAAGGATATCCTCTGCGAGGGTGCTCAGGGTACTATGCTCGATGTTGATTTCGGTTCTTATCCATTCGTTACTTCTTCTAATACTATCTGTGCAGGTGCCTGCATAGGTTTGGGTGTCGGCCCTAACCGCATCGGCAATGTTTATGGTATCATGAAGGCTTACTGTACACGTGTTGGTGCAGGTCCATTCCCTACAGAGCTTTTCGATGAGACGGGTGCCAAGATCCGTGACCTCGGTCATGAGTATGGTGCTGTTACCGGTCGTGAGCGTCGTTGTGGCTGGTGCGATCTTGTACAGCTCAAGTATTCTGTCATGGTGAATGGTGTTACCGAGCTTATCATGATGAAGAGCGACGTGCTCGATGACTTCGATACCATCAAGGCATGCGTGGCATATAAGTTAAAGGATGGTTCTGTTACAACAGATTTCCCATACGAAATCGATGATGTAGAACCTGTTTACAAGGAGTTCAAGGGCTGGAAGACAGATATGACTAAGTTTACATCTGAAGATCAGTTCCCACAGGAGTTCAAGGATTATATTGCTTTCGTAGAAGAGTTCCTTGAGACTAAGATCGGTATCATTTCTATCGGTCCAGACCGTGCTCAGACTATTGTACGCAAGTAA
- a CDS encoding SoxR reducing system RseC family protein — translation MSTLQMNNKIKHSGIVESVEGGCVCIRIVQSSACSACKVAAHCTASESKEKMIEVSTSEASLYHKGDSVVVTADSAVGFRASFYGYLLPLILMVIALVGVLKATHSEGAAALSALGILIPYYVVLYLFRNKLKNKLSFSIES, via the coding sequence ATGTCAACATTACAAATGAATAACAAAATAAAACATTCTGGCATCGTAGAGAGCGTAGAAGGAGGTTGTGTGTGCATTCGCATCGTACAGTCGTCAGCCTGCAGCGCTTGCAAGGTGGCTGCTCATTGTACTGCATCTGAATCGAAAGAGAAGATGATTGAGGTTTCTACCTCAGAGGCGTCTCTCTACCACAAAGGCGATAGCGTGGTGGTGACTGCTGATTCGGCTGTAGGATTCAGAGCCAGTTTCTATGGCTATCTCTTGCCGCTGATACTGATGGTGATCGCTTTGGTGGGTGTACTGAAAGCTACTCACTCAGAGGGAGCCGCAGCGCTCTCTGCATTGGGCATTCTCATTCCATACTATGTGGTGCTCTACTTATTCAGAAACAAACTTAAAAACAAACTGAGCTTCTCGATTGAATCATAG
- a CDS encoding Fur family transcriptional regulator: MSEEILAKAHEVLDNYMESNHHRRTPERSTILDTIYSMGEHFSIEDLGRELLKKNFRVSRATLYNTLHLFLELRLVVKHSLADGTKYEASYSEDNHVHQVCTICGKVTEIVAPQVTAAVKDIRMQRFRKDAYALYIYGVCSGCQSKMTRKRKKE; this comes from the coding sequence ATGAGTGAAGAAATTTTAGCAAAAGCTCATGAGGTTTTGGACAATTATATGGAGAGCAATCATCACCGGCGCACTCCGGAGCGTTCCACTATCCTCGACACCATTTATTCTATGGGAGAGCATTTCTCGATAGAAGATTTGGGCAGAGAGCTACTGAAAAAGAATTTTCGCGTTAGCAGGGCTACGCTTTATAACACATTGCATCTGTTCCTGGAATTAAGGCTTGTGGTAAAGCACAGTCTGGCAGACGGCACCAAGTATGAGGCCAGTTATAGCGAGGACAATCATGTGCATCAGGTTTGCACGATTTGTGGCAAGGTAACCGAAATTGTAGCACCGCAGGTTACGGCTGCTGTGAAGGATATCAGGATGCAGCGCTTTCGTAAAGATGCTTATGCTCTTTACATCTATGGCGTATGCAGCGGCTGTCAAAGCAAGATGACTCGCAAACGCAAAAAAGAATAA
- a CDS encoding glycoside hydrolase family 10 protein codes for MKRLKAILMLVVAMMLMSSATMKAQNKREFRGAWIQCVNGQYLGKSTQQIQAMLTRQLDELQKDGVNAIIFQVRAECDALYKSDLEPWSKFLTGVQGKAPSPYWDPLQWMIEQCHNRGMELHAWINPYRAKHSVTSYEQVSPKNIVKRRPDLCFQYGKLTLLNPGLQAAADYICEVAVDIVSRYDVDGFHIDDYFYPYPEAGRQIPDQQFFRQQSRGMRNIGDWRRDNVSRFVKQLSESIHAVKPWVKFGVSPFGIYRNKRTDPNGSETFGLQNYDDLYADVLLWVNNGWIDYCVPQIYWEIGNRAADYKTLITWWNKHAGNRPLYIGEDIERTAKFADPVNPRSHQLPAKHRLHQQMNNVKGTVLWYAQTAADNVGNIGHALRNNYWKYPALPPSMPFLDNKAPKGVKGLKLMWTEKGPLLVWKAPKASKKKWGNQVNRFAIYRFEKGAKVNLNDVSALQAVTYDNFYRIPYVSGKKYVYVVTALDRVGNESKGKKKKISF; via the coding sequence ATGAAAAGACTGAAAGCGATTTTGATGCTCGTTGTTGCAATGATGCTGATGTCGTCGGCAACAATGAAGGCTCAGAACAAACGAGAGTTTCGTGGAGCCTGGATACAGTGTGTTAACGGACAGTATCTGGGCAAGAGTACGCAGCAGATCCAGGCGATGCTTACCAGACAGCTTGATGAACTGCAGAAGGATGGCGTGAATGCGATAATCTTTCAGGTTCGAGCCGAGTGTGATGCTCTGTATAAGAGTGATTTAGAGCCTTGGAGCAAGTTTCTTACGGGGGTGCAGGGAAAGGCTCCTTCTCCTTATTGGGATCCGTTGCAGTGGATGATAGAGCAGTGTCATAATCGTGGCATGGAGCTTCATGCCTGGATTAATCCTTATCGTGCCAAGCATAGCGTAACTTCCTATGAGCAGGTTTCGCCGAAGAATATCGTGAAGAGGCGTCCAGATCTCTGTTTTCAGTATGGCAAGCTGACGCTGTTGAATCCTGGGTTGCAGGCTGCAGCCGACTATATTTGCGAGGTGGCTGTGGACATTGTAAGCCGATATGATGTTGATGGATTCCATATCGATGATTATTTCTATCCATATCCAGAGGCCGGACGTCAGATTCCTGATCAGCAGTTCTTCCGCCAGCAGTCGCGCGGCATGCGAAATATAGGTGATTGGCGCCGTGATAACGTGAGCCGGTTTGTAAAGCAGCTCAGCGAATCCATTCATGCCGTTAAGCCTTGGGTTAAGTTTGGTGTTTCTCCATTCGGCATCTACCGCAACAAGCGTACTGATCCTAATGGTTCAGAAACTTTCGGCCTCCAGAATTATGATGATCTTTATGCAGATGTATTGCTTTGGGTGAATAATGGTTGGATAGACTATTGTGTGCCTCAGATATATTGGGAGATAGGCAATCGTGCTGCCGATTACAAGACGCTCATAACCTGGTGGAATAAGCATGCTGGCAATCGCCCATTATATATAGGTGAAGATATAGAGCGTACAGCCAAGTTTGCTGACCCAGTCAATCCGCGCAGTCATCAGTTGCCAGCCAAGCACCGTTTGCATCAGCAGATGAATAATGTGAAGGGCACTGTGCTCTGGTATGCGCAGACTGCTGCCGATAATGTAGGTAATATCGGACATGCACTCCGCAACAATTATTGGAAGTATCCAGCATTGCCACCCTCTATGCCTTTCCTTGATAATAAGGCGCCAAAGGGGGTAAAGGGTCTCAAGCTGATGTGGACCGAGAAAGGTCCGCTGCTGGTATGGAAGGCTCCTAAGGCTAGCAAGAAAAAGTGGGGCAATCAGGTGAACCGTTTTGCTATCTACCGTTTTGAGAAAGGAGCTAAGGTAAATCTCAATGATGTTTCTGCACTCCAGGCAGTAACTTATGATAATTTCTATCGCATCCCTTATGTGAGTGGCAAGAAATATGTGTATGTAGTAACTGCTCTCGACCGTGTAGGAAACGAAAGTAAAGGTAAGAAAAAGAAAATTTCTTTCTAG
- a CDS encoding Fe-S cluster domain-containing protein, which yields MNFILIAVLVLGAIALIAALVLFGVSKKFAVEEDPRLGQVGEILPGANCGGCGFAGCSGMAAALVKGADAGSIDGLMCPVGGADVMGKVADLLGIAVANTEPKVAVVRCNGTCENRPRIAEYDGLHTCAAMNSCGAGETGCGFGCLGCGDCVAACQFGAISINPETGIPEVDEEKCTGCGACANACPRHIIELRKKGPKGRRVYVQCVNHDKGAVAKKACSVACIGCGKCQKVCKFDAITIENNVAYVDFNKCRMCTKCVDECPTGALVKVNFPVKKKEE from the coding sequence ATGAATTTTATTTTGATTGCTGTCTTGGTTCTCGGAGCAATCGCGCTGATTGCAGCGCTGGTTCTCTTCGGAGTATCTAAGAAGTTTGCCGTCGAAGAAGACCCTCGCTTGGGCCAGGTAGGAGAGATTCTGCCAGGTGCCAACTGTGGAGGTTGCGGTTTTGCCGGATGTTCCGGTATGGCTGCAGCTCTGGTGAAGGGTGCTGATGCCGGTTCTATCGATGGACTGATGTGTCCGGTAGGTGGTGCCGACGTGATGGGCAAGGTAGCCGACCTTTTAGGTATAGCAGTAGCCAATACCGAGCCAAAGGTGGCTGTGGTTCGTTGTAATGGTACTTGCGAGAATCGTCCTCGCATTGCCGAGTATGATGGTTTGCACACTTGTGCAGCTATGAATTCATGTGGCGCTGGCGAAACAGGCTGCGGATTCGGCTGTCTGGGTTGTGGTGATTGCGTGGCTGCCTGCCAGTTTGGCGCAATCTCTATCAATCCTGAAACTGGCATTCCTGAGGTTGATGAAGAGAAGTGTACGGGTTGTGGTGCTTGCGCCAACGCTTGTCCACGTCATATCATCGAGCTCCGCAAGAAGGGTCCTAAGGGCCGTAGAGTTTACGTTCAGTGCGTAAACCACGACAAGGGTGCTGTTGCCAAGAAGGCTTGTAGCGTTGCTTGCATCGGATGCGGTAAATGTCAGAAGGTCTGCAAGTTTGATGCTATCACCATTGAGAATAATGTGGCTTATGTTGACTTCAATAAGTGCCGCATGTGTACCAAGTGTGTTGACGAATGCCCAACAGGTGCTCTCGTAAAAGTTAATTTCCCAGTTAAGAAAAAGGAGGAATAA
- a CDS encoding rhamnogalacturonan acetylesterase: MKKIKAILCVFILALLMTSSTKTTTIFVIGDSTAAEKGGFRNNPERGWGMVLQGFFDDKVIVDNHAVNGRSSLSFINEGRWKKVLDRIKPGDYVFIQFGHNDEKPMPDRHTDPGSTFDANLARYVNETRAKGGIPVLFNAVVRRCYYSAELKNDDDEKLRNKVYDGKEQINSDTLIDTHGAYVIAPRNVAKQLNVPFVDATKITHDIETGMGIEGSRKLHMWFMPGENPQVPKGKKDNTHYNVYGARVVAGALADAVAEQVPALKSHVCHYDYVVSAEGRGNFMDLQKAVDAVPVGKKAVIRILGGEWKKPIIAKGKKIKFVKSFGAKIK; encoded by the coding sequence ATGAAAAAAATAAAAGCTATTTTATGTGTATTCATACTGGCGTTGCTGATGACATCCAGCACAAAGACAACAACGATTTTTGTAATAGGTGATTCTACTGCTGCCGAGAAAGGTGGTTTTAGAAATAATCCAGAGCGAGGATGGGGGATGGTATTGCAAGGCTTTTTTGATGACAAGGTGATTGTTGACAATCATGCTGTTAATGGTCGTTCTTCTTTGAGCTTTATCAATGAAGGAAGATGGAAAAAGGTTTTGGATAGAATAAAGCCAGGTGATTATGTGTTTATCCAGTTTGGGCATAACGATGAGAAGCCAATGCCTGACCGTCATACTGATCCGGGATCTACTTTTGATGCAAACCTTGCCAGATATGTAAATGAGACCCGTGCCAAGGGTGGCATTCCTGTACTGTTCAATGCGGTAGTTCGTCGCTGCTATTATTCTGCAGAATTGAAGAATGATGATGACGAGAAGCTTCGCAATAAAGTATATGATGGAAAGGAACAGATTAATAGCGATACGCTTATCGATACCCACGGAGCTTATGTGATAGCTCCCCGCAATGTAGCAAAGCAGCTGAATGTTCCGTTTGTTGATGCTACCAAGATTACTCACGACATAGAAACGGGCATGGGTATTGAAGGCAGCCGCAAATTACATATGTGGTTTATGCCTGGCGAGAATCCGCAGGTTCCTAAGGGTAAGAAAGATAATACCCATTATAATGTATATGGTGCACGTGTGGTTGCTGGTGCGCTTGCTGATGCTGTAGCTGAGCAGGTGCCAGCGCTGAAGTCTCATGTCTGCCATTATGATTATGTAGTCTCTGCAGAAGGTCGAGGCAATTTCATGGATTTACAGAAGGCTGTAGATGCGGTTCCTGTAGGCAAGAAGGCTGTTATCCGTATTTTGGGTGGTGAATGGAAGAAGCCAATCATTGCAAAAGGCAAGAAGATTAAGTTTGTCAAGTCATTTGGTGCTAAAATCAAATAG
- a CDS encoding Maf-like protein produces MNYKIILASNSPRRKELLAGLDIPFEVKVISGIDESYPADLDAYQVAEFICKKKAEAYRPLLNGNNSVEELDESETLILTADTVVIAPTAGEQNDQEGKGVILGKPRDAEDARRMLKMLSGKTHHVVTGVCLTTQHKQRSFSVTTEVTFKPLSDDEISYYINHYQPFDKAGAYGIQEWIGYIGCTGLKGSYFNVMGLPVQRIYEELRRI; encoded by the coding sequence ATGAATTATAAGATCATTTTGGCGAGTAATTCGCCTCGTCGCAAGGAACTTCTGGCAGGTTTGGATATTCCTTTTGAGGTGAAGGTGATTAGTGGTATTGATGAAAGTTATCCTGCTGACCTCGATGCTTATCAGGTGGCAGAATTCATCTGCAAGAAAAAGGCTGAGGCTTACCGTCCGCTTTTGAACGGAAATAATAGTGTTGAAGAGTTGGACGAGTCAGAAACTTTGATTCTTACAGCAGATACGGTTGTGATTGCGCCAACAGCTGGCGAACAGAATGACCAGGAAGGAAAGGGAGTCATTCTCGGGAAGCCTCGTGATGCAGAAGATGCCAGACGAATGCTGAAGATGTTGAGCGGAAAGACGCATCATGTAGTTACAGGTGTTTGTCTTACTACCCAGCATAAGCAGCGTTCCTTTTCAGTAACAACAGAAGTGACGTTCAAACCGCTTTCTGATGATGAAATCAGTTATTATATAAATCATTATCAGCCGTTTGACAAAGCTGGCGCCTATGGTATTCAGGAATGGATTGGCTACATAGGTTGTACGGGGTTGAAGGGGAGTTATTTTAATGTGATGGGGCTTCCGGTTCAGCGTATCTATGAGGAATTGAGGCGAATTTAG
- the hisS gene encoding histidine--tRNA ligase, translating to MAQKPSIPKGTRDFGPVEMAKRNYIFNTIKEVYALYGFQQIETPAMETLQTLMGKYGEEGDKLLFKILNSGDYMNKVSDEDIHSLGSLKLAAKLCEKGLRYDLTVPFARYVVQHREELQMPFKRYQIQPVWRADRPQKGRYREFYQCDADVVGSDSLLNEVELMQIVDTVFTKFGVRVCIKINNRKILTGIAEVIGEAEKIVDITVAIDKLDKIGLDNVNEELRNDGISEDAIEKLQPIISLSGTNDEKLEVIAKVLEGSEVGLKGVEETKFILDTLKTLGLNNEIELDLTLARGLNYYTGAIFEVKALDTPMGSITGGGRYDNLTGIFGLPGLSGVGISFGADRIYDVLGALDLYPKEAVNATQVLFINFGEKETAYCLPIVSAARAASIRTEIFPDKAKMKKQMSYANAKNIPFVVLAGENEMAQGKVTLKNMETGEQTLVTAEELIAKVNK from the coding sequence ATGGCTCAGAAACCAAGTATACCAAAGGGCACGAGAGATTTTGGTCCTGTTGAGATGGCGAAACGCAACTACATCTTCAACACCATCAAGGAAGTGTATGCTCTTTATGGATTCCAGCAGATTGAAACCCCAGCCATGGAAACCCTTCAGACTTTGATGGGCAAGTATGGTGAAGAGGGTGATAAACTGCTTTTTAAGATATTGAATTCAGGCGACTATATGAATAAGGTGAGCGATGAGGATATTCATTCTCTCGGATCACTCAAATTAGCAGCGAAACTTTGTGAGAAGGGTCTTCGTTATGACCTGACCGTTCCTTTCGCACGTTACGTAGTGCAGCACCGCGAGGAGTTGCAGATGCCTTTCAAACGTTATCAGATTCAGCCAGTATGGCGTGCAGACCGCCCTCAGAAGGGACGTTACCGTGAGTTCTATCAGTGTGATGCTGATGTGGTTGGCTCTGATTCTCTCCTGAACGAGGTCGAGTTGATGCAGATTGTAGATACCGTGTTTACCAAGTTTGGTGTTCGTGTTTGCATCAAGATTAATAACCGCAAGATTCTTACCGGTATTGCAGAGGTTATCGGCGAGGCTGAGAAGATTGTAGATATCACAGTAGCCATCGATAAGCTTGATAAAATCGGACTTGACAATGTAAACGAAGAGTTGCGCAATGACGGCATTTCTGAAGATGCCATTGAGAAGTTGCAGCCAATCATCTCATTGTCAGGAACTAATGATGAGAAACTTGAAGTGATAGCGAAGGTTCTCGAAGGTTCAGAAGTTGGTTTGAAGGGTGTAGAGGAAACCAAGTTTATCCTCGATACCTTGAAGACTCTTGGCTTGAACAACGAGATAGAACTGGATCTCACTCTGGCTCGTGGCTTGAACTATTATACGGGTGCAATCTTCGAGGTGAAGGCGCTTGATACTCCAATGGGAAGTATTACAGGTGGTGGTCGTTACGACAACCTTACCGGCATTTTCGGTTTGCCAGGTTTGAGCGGTGTTGGTATCAGTTTTGGTGCTGACCGTATTTATGATGTGTTAGGTGCGCTCGACCTTTATCCGAAGGAGGCTGTAAATGCTACTCAGGTGCTGTTTATCAACTTCGGTGAAAAGGAGACAGCTTACTGCCTGCCTATAGTAAGTGCAGCTCGTGCAGCCAGTATCCGTACCGAAATCTTCCCTGATAAGGCGAAGATGAAGAAGCAGATGAGCTATGCCAATGCCAAGAATATTCCGTTTGTGGTACTTGCAGGTGAGAATGAGATGGCTCAGGGCAAGGTTACGCTTAAGAATATGGAAACTGGCGAACAAACCTTGGTTACTGCCGAGGAATTGATAGCCAAAGTAAATAAATAA
- a CDS encoding replication-associated recombination protein A → MSEPLAERMRPHTLADYVGQQHLVGEGAVLRKMIDAGRISSFILWGPPGVGKTTLAQIVAQTIKVPFFTLSAVTSGVKDVREVIERAKSGRFFNSASPILFIDEIHRFSKSQQDSLLGAVEKGIVTLIGATTENPSFEVIRPLLSRCQLYVLKPLEKADLEGLLHRAITQDVELREKNIKLEETGALLRYSGGDARKLLNILELVVESAGSSEIVITDKMVEEQLQQNPLAYDKQGEMHYDIISAFIKSIRGSDPDAALYWMARMIEGGEDPQFIARRVVISASEDVGLANPNALLLANAAFDTVMKIGWPEARIALAEAVVYLATSPKSNSAYLGINDALATVRQTGNLPVPLHIRNAPTKLMKDLGYHDGYKYPHDYPGHFTEQQYLPDELKDVRFWHAQHSPSEERLYNWMVTCWGERFKN, encoded by the coding sequence ATGAGTGAACCGTTAGCTGAAAGAATGAGACCTCACACGCTTGCTGACTATGTAGGACAGCAGCATTTGGTAGGTGAGGGGGCCGTGCTGCGCAAGATGATTGACGCAGGGCGCATATCCTCTTTTATCCTCTGGGGCCCCCCTGGAGTGGGCAAGACTACCCTTGCTCAAATCGTGGCACAAACCATCAAGGTGCCGTTCTTCACCCTCTCTGCGGTGACCAGTGGCGTAAAGGATGTCCGCGAGGTGATAGAAAGAGCAAAAAGTGGTAGATTCTTTAATTCGGCTTCTCCTATATTGTTTATTGATGAGATTCACCGTTTCTCCAAGAGTCAGCAGGATTCGCTTTTGGGTGCGGTAGAGAAGGGTATTGTTACGCTGATAGGTGCTACTACCGAGAATCCTTCGTTCGAGGTGATTCGTCCGCTGTTGTCCAGGTGTCAGCTCTATGTGCTCAAACCGCTCGAAAAGGCTGATCTTGAAGGGCTTCTGCATCGTGCCATTACGCAGGATGTAGAACTCAGAGAAAAGAATATTAAGTTGGAAGAGACAGGCGCGCTGCTGCGATATAGTGGTGGAGATGCCCGCAAACTGCTCAATATCTTGGAACTGGTGGTAGAATCTGCCGGATCTTCAGAGATTGTGATTACCGACAAGATGGTAGAAGAGCAGTTGCAACAGAATCCGCTGGCTTACGATAAACAGGGTGAGATGCATTATGATATTATCTCAGCCTTTATCAAGAGTATTCGCGGAAGCGATCCCGATGCTGCGCTCTATTGGATGGCGAGGATGATAGAAGGAGGAGAAGACCCGCAGTTTATAGCCCGTAGGGTTGTGATTAGTGCCTCTGAGGATGTGGGACTTGCCAATCCGAATGCACTCCTGCTTGCCAATGCTGCCTTCGATACGGTGATGAAGATAGGGTGGCCCGAAGCGCGTATAGCCCTTGCTGAGGCTGTGGTGTATCTGGCAACGAGTCCGAAAAGCAACAGTGCTTATCTGGGCATTAATGATGCGCTGGCTACTGTACGGCAAACGGGTAATCTGCCTGTTCCGCTGCACATCCGCAATGCTCCTACCAAACTGATGAAAGATTTGGGCTATCATGACGGATATAAGTATCCTCACGATTATCCTGGACATTTCACTGAGCAGCAGTATCTGCCAGACGAACTGAAGGATGTCCGCTTCTGGCATGCGCAGCATTCGCCTTCCGAGGAGCGCCTCTACAACTGGATGGTTACCTGTTGGGGAGAAAGATTCAAGAATTAG
- a CDS encoding trimeric intracellular cation channel family protein: MIHGDPEFVLTLHSVIEFIGTFAFALSGIRLAACKHYDWLGGFVCGVAVAIGGGTIRDVMLGVRPFWMLSPIYLICTLFAQLVVIACHRYLKRLDNTWFLFDTLGLALFNIAGIQKSLECGFSFWVAIIMGCITGAAGGVIRDVLLNEEPVIFRKEIYAMACVAGGLAYWGLSYLGVSLYITVIVAFSVVCAIRLLAVRYHISLPKLRDEEQTVE, encoded by the coding sequence ATGATACATGGCGATCCTGAATTCGTGCTCACGCTTCATAGTGTGATAGAATTCATCGGAACATTTGCTTTTGCCCTTTCGGGCATTCGTCTGGCAGCATGTAAGCACTATGATTGGCTGGGCGGTTTTGTTTGTGGTGTGGCTGTAGCCATAGGTGGTGGAACCATACGAGATGTGATGCTTGGTGTGCGTCCGTTTTGGATGTTGAGTCCTATCTACCTGATTTGTACGCTGTTTGCGCAGTTGGTAGTGATTGCTTGCCACCGCTATCTCAAGCGTCTTGACAATACCTGGTTTCTGTTTGATACTTTGGGCTTGGCGCTTTTCAATATTGCGGGCATCCAGAAGTCGCTCGAATGTGGTTTCTCTTTTTGGGTAGCCATCATCATGGGCTGTATCACGGGTGCTGCAGGTGGTGTTATCCGCGATGTGCTTCTTAATGAAGAGCCTGTCATCTTCCGAAAGGAGATTTATGCGATGGCTTGTGTCGCCGGTGGTTTGGCTTATTGGGGATTGAGCTATCTGGGTGTGAGCCTCTATATTACGGTGATTGTAGCTTTCAGTGTGGTCTGCGCTATCCGATTGCTGGCTGTAAGATACCATATTTCACTCCCGAAGCTGAGGGATGAAGAACAAACTGTAGAATGA